The nucleotide sequence gaggcacagagaaaacTGCCTTGTTGAAGGTCACAtatcagtggcagagctgggcctagGATCCTGGTCTCAGGAATACTAGTTTGGGGTCCATTCTGCTACATCACAAGATCCCTGCCAAGGCAAACAGGGTCTTGCAAAATACTCCCAATCTAACAAGGAAAAACAGAATCTTGTGTCTGAGTTAACCAGGCAAGTGTCTGAATTCTCAAGGTTACCCCGGGCATGAAGACCTGCAGGGAACCACCCTGTGCTGgcagcagggaaggcagggaggcacCAGGAGTAGGcgctccctcttttccttctgacCTTCCTGAAGGCCCTGACTGCTCCCTGCATCACCAAGGAGCCCAAAATGCTGTCCTCTGTCCCCTACTTCCCAGCCCTCGGGGCTCCTGAGCACCTGAGCCCACACCCCTAGGCGCAGGCCTGTGGTCCTGTGTGCTGCAGCCACCAGGGGGCCCCACAACCTCTccagctctgccctcctctccacTCCTGGACACCCAGACGGGACAGGGGTCCTCAGGCCACACCCCACCTTCCTCTATCCTCTCATCCACTCCCTGGGGAGTATCTAAGCTGGTGTCACATTATAGAGAGACACTGCCCAACCTCATTCCCTGGGGGGCTTTGGAAAGGGATAGAAATTAAAGTGAAGATTCAGTGAGACAGTTTTAACAGTCACTATGCAGTTGCAGAGTCTCAGGATGCTTCTCTGGGGCTTGTGCCCTATTCTCTCAGGGACAGCAACCACTGAGACAGATTAGGGACTCCGGTAAACACAGCAGACAGCCCCCCCACCCAACGGCTCTGGGAAGAGGCAGCTGCTAGCCAGCCCTCAGCAGCAGGGTGGGGCCTCCTGCCACCAGCCCACTCCCCTGGCTAAGCCcctcagccccaaccccagccctccTGCCGCCACCCACCATCTTCGTCCTCCTCCTCGTCGTCCAGGCCCTCCACGTAGCCCTCAGCATCTGAGTCAGGGGCCTCTTTGTCGTCCCTGTCGTAGCCGTCGAGATACGTGAGTTGCGGGAGGAGCTTGAACACGTTTTCTCGGTAGTCGTTCAGGTTGGTTACCTCACAATTGAAAAGGTCTAAGCTCTTGAGGTTTTCTAACTTTTTCTGCAAGTGGAAAAATGAAATCAACGGTGAGTGATGTGTGAGTGACGTgcggggtggcaggtgggggaaATGACCCCAGGAAACACACAGGGGACATGAGATGGTGTGGGCAGCCCAAGACTGGCAGGTGATAAGGACATTGGGTTTGTGGGCCTCAGTGTCTTCACCTGAAAATGGCGGGTAGCACCTGAGGATCTCTACAGCATTATCCAGTGTTGACGCGCTGTTACCCTGCAATTACCGCTTTCGCCTTAATAGCAATTGGCTTGAAATTGACCTGGGGCTCTCGGGGTGCGGAAGCCAAGAAGAGGTCACTGCCTGCCCCTGTGACTAAGGACCAACAAACTGACTCCTTCTACATCTGGTAACGGGGATGATGATGGCAGTTAACACAGCACTTCATGTATCCAGTCAGTTAACCCTCGCAACCCCGTGAGGCACTggaccattttacagatgaggaagcggAGAGCACAGAGTCGACATTACCCAGGCAGCCCAGCCTCAGAGCCTGCTCTTACTCTGCAAAACAGTGCCTGTCCGAAAGGACAAGAGGAAAAGCGATAGATCCAGATCCTGTCACGGTACTTAACACCATGTGCCTTGTCCAAGCTGTACACCAGGGGGCTTCTACTCCGTGTCAGCCCTGCTTGCtggctgaggaaactgaggcccaggaagtgAAGGGTCACACTGCTTGTAGGTAACAGGGCTGCACCTCAACTTCCCAGCTCACCTACCTTAAAGGTGCCAGATACAAAAAATACTGTCCCAGGCTGAGTCTCTGTTGCGATGGGGCCAGTCTAACCGGACAGCGAAGCCCCTGCCCCTCAGGGTCAGTGGCAAGAGCTGCGTCGCTCTCTCCAAAACCCTGAGATTAAGACCTAGGTCATTTTCCGCAGGGGGGCCAGCACTCCCAAACAGCACCCCCAGGCGGTGACTGTAACAGTCACACTGGGAACCAGAGATGGGGAAGCTATTGAAACAAGTGTGATCTGGGCAGGGGGAACTGGgagtatgtgtgtgcgtgtgcgtctCTGTGTGTGACCTAACGGTGACTGAATCACAGTGTTTTTCAAGGATGTTTTACACTCTGTCCCTATACCTCACCCCTACATATACAGAACTACAGTTTTCCTTTCACAATGAAATTATGAAATCAAGGCTTTTGGGCAGATCAAAATAGTTCTGCTTTCTCCAAGGAGACCAGTGAAGACATGAAAAGAAGTTCTGTAGGAAGCATATTCCATTAGATGGCCCCATGTCACAGACGGCTTGTAAAGTCTGAGCTTGGAAAAGAAGTGCAGCTTCCCAGTCCGGCCCCCGGCCCACCAACAAGCCAAGCCCTTGCGCATCTGTGGAGAGCAAGGAGTGCCTTTCTGGACAAGAACCCTGGGGACCCAAACCACACTGAAGGCAAAACGTCGCCCCCGGCCTTTCCCTGATTCTAGGATGCCTTCGTTTATGAGGCAATTCGCATGTGTGTATTTACAACAGGTTAACGTGATGGTATTTCTCTATTTCAAAAACCTGTTCTTTAATCAATGGCACATTTTATAGTTGATTTCCTTAAAACCAAAGGAATAGAGTAATTCAGATCCTGGTAATGTAGAAATTATTATTCTGACCATGATCTGCCCTTTTCTGGCTAGTAAATCAGTGAAGCTTGGGGTATGTTCAGCTCTCTGAGGATGAACAGAGGAGCCAGAAATGCTACCCAGGTCTCCGAGGCCCTGATCATTGTCACGCCAAGGACTGGTGGCCAGAGGCCACCTTCTCCACACCACGTTGAGAAAGGCCTGCCCGCACAAGGCTCTGGCACCACGCAGCTGCCATCCCAGGGCTCTGTCAGGACTGACCCATTGCCCACGGCTCACAGGCCAGCGACCCGAGGAAAACCAAGAGTCCACCTCCAGGGTCAACTTAATTCCTGATGGCTCCTCCCTCCCAGAGAAGGGCAGTAGGCCATGCCCTGAGCCTGGAGACACTAAGCTCAGGTTTCCAAAGCTGAGTAGGAACCATGGGTGGAAAAGCACAAGACCAGGGTCCCACCCCCACCTTGACAGTGACTGCCCATTCTGGCTGTATGACCTTGGCCAAGCTATTTaacttctttgggcctcagtttctctatggCCTAAGTAAAAACAGCTCAATTCTCTCTCACAGCACATAATGAATGTCAAAGGAATTAGGTGGAGAAAGGACAGATGCGAAAGTAGTGCTCCCTGACACAAACGCCTCCCTACCGCCCACCCCCACGGGGAGGGGAGGATCCACATGACTTACCAGTGGCTCTATTGTGCTGAGGTCTTTAATTTTGTTGCCACTTAAATTTAGATGCGTGAGGTTCGGACACTTTTCTGCCAATACTTCCAGGCCCCCTGAGATTCTGTTATCGCTTAGTTCAAGCTAAAtgaggcagggagagaaaaagcagaaaaggcTTTCAAAACAAAGATCCTCcccggcaggcagggcaggcagagtAGCCCCAGGGCACCGCCTGGCACGCCGGGGCAGGTGCGAGCACCTGGCCGTCCATCACCTCCTACCGCGCAGTAacagccctcctcctgcccaccgCCCGGCACACACAGGCTCACGCCCCGTTTACCTTCTTAAGTTTGTTTAACTTTGGTAAGTTTGCGACTGAGGTGAGGCCTACGTTGATTGTACTTAAGAATTCCAGTTCTTCAAATTCATCTGTGAGGCCTTCGATTTTGCCTTCATTTGACCGGCAGTTGTCCAGGACGAGTTCTTtcacctggggagggagggcctTGTGAACGGAAGGGCggaggggctgaggtggggaAGGGTGGCGGCGAGCTGTCCTGCCCCGGGAAGCAGTCCACGCTGTGCTAAAACCTCACTTCTCCGGCTCCCCCGGATCACTGTACTGCCAACAATCAAGGGATGGATTTGCCCATCCCGGATTTCTGCTTTTAGCCATACGGGGTGGGGAACAGAGCTGCAGAACCAGGGCCATTCCCGACAGGCAACTCGGCCGGAGACGGACCCGCAAGCTCTGCTGCCATTAGTGAGGTTGGCGGTCTCGTTCCAACACTATTCTCCCAAAACCCCATTGTAAAATAAAACGCCACAGTCCCCAGCGACAATGCTGTTAGGCACCTCTGCGCCTTGCCCCCACCCCAGTGCCCCAGCATGAACCCCCCCTGGAGGCCAGCTGCCCACTCCCTGTCCTCAGCCCCACCTTCCTCTCACCTCCACCTGCCTGTGCCCCTCTGCTTGCTGAGGGACCCCGAGACCCACACACCCCCCTGCTTTCGCCCACGCCTGCCATCGCAGCCAGAGCCTGCCCACTCGCCAGTGTGTCACTGCAGCAGGGCCTGGCGGGCCCAGTGGCAGGGGCAGTAGACGCCAGGCTCCTCCAACTCCCCATCTCTGGCCAGTGCTGCCCAACAGAACTTCCCACAAGGATGGAAACATTCTGTACCGGCCCAGAGAGGGGCCACTAGCCACACGTGGCCACGGAGCACCTGCATGTGGCTGGTGAGACTGAGGAActaagcttttaattttatttatttataatttaaattaatttaactgTAAAGAGACACAGGTAGTTATCGTATCGGACAGCACAGCTCTAGGCTTTGCTCTTCAGGGCCCTGGGCGTACATGTGGAAGGAAAATGGAGACCCGCAAACCTAGGCTGGGTCCAGAATAAAACACTGAAGCTGGCAAAATCCCAAGCTCTGTCTCTGGAGGCACCGTCTTGTTTCCCACTCAAGCCCCTTATCCAAAATCAGGctcctaaattttttatttctgaggcaGAAAGAACTGGTAAAAAGCCACCCTCTCGTGAGGTCGTTAGAAGGCAGACTTGGCTGAGGCAATACCGCAGGCTACGGTGAAGGAGAGGGGAAGACAGGCCAACCAAAGCCTGAGTCTCAGGCAGGAAATGGCCTTGGGAGCCAGCAAGGGGGCGGGGTGCCTGGCCCTCCAGGCAGCTGTCCCCGAGCTACCTACCCTGCTCCAGAGTGCCCCCGCTGCTTGGGAAAACTGGCTTCCTGGGACTGGAAGACACCTTAAAGGTGCTCCCTCCTGGCCGCACCTGACTGAAAGGGTCCCTTTAGCCCAGCACACAGCGTCCCAGCCTGCCTGCCGCCATGGCTGCCAGGAGACACACGCTGGTGCgtgctgcctccctccctgggaCTTCCACTCACGGGTCCTCCTTTCTCACTACTGGGCCACACAGTGCAAGCCAGACCTCCTCTACAGAGTCCGTGATGCCCAAAGAGTGACCCCTGCCCCTAGAGAGTGTTTTTCTCCTGGATAAACAGAGGGGCCTTCTAACCAGTTCCTGTGCAGGCTGTGCCCACTCTCCTGAGCAGGCCAGCTCGCCCAGCTTCTTATGTAGGGCCCAGATAACTGGCCTGCCACAGGTCCAGGTGCCCGTCCTACCCCAGCACCTCTGGGCCAGGTGGAAACTGGGGGGAAAAGAAGATGGAAACAGGGTCCACACCAGGCCTGGTGAACCCCTCCTCAGTCTGCCTTTGCCactgggcagagcagggcagcTCTGGGGCACATCTGGATCTCAGAGCCCTGCAGGGCCCCGCAGCTGCCAAGCCTGGACAGCGGCAATGTGTGGCTTCCATCTGGCAGAGCACACAGCAGGGGAAAGTAGGGAGCAGCGGCCCTTCCAGGAGCTAACGAGCTCTTagcccaggccctggccaccAAGGCCCACTGTCCCGTGGGATCTGGGAAGGGGGAGTTCAGTCTTTCCCACTCCCTCAGTCCCCCAAGAGGCCAGATGTCCAGGTCAGGTCAAACCACCTTCTCAAGGTCGCTAACAAGAGTGCCTGGGAAAAAACCCTGTGGGGCCTTCTGCCCTAGGGCAGGGAGGCAGCGGCAGTGCAGAAACAGGAAGCCAGGCCTTAGGGACCAGCCCAAAAGAAGGGAGAGGAGCAGTACTGGGGGAGGAGAACCATCTCTTTCACTTGCAGTAAACACTGGAAACACAAGGCCTGTGGTCTTCTCTAGTCATTGATTTCCTTGGAAGGTCCTGGGAATTCTTGAAGCTCCACCAAGGAAAGACAAATACCAGAAGAGATTCCAATCTACCCTCAAAGACTGCAGAATGGTTTTTCTAGCTGGGTCAAGGGCTTCTCTTCTTCCTGCCATTAGCCAACGAGAGGAGGGCCCCAGTGGGCGGGGAGGTGGTGCTGGGAGTCAAGGGAATTCCTCCAGGAAGTCGGCCCCTTTCCTGGAGAGGCAGTGCTGCCTGCCACCCCTGGTGGCGCTGCCCGCTGCTGCCGGGGCAGGCCACCCAGGAATTCTGCAGGGAGACGCAGGTTTCGGAATGCTGACCGGGCCAGTCCCAgcacctgccaccacacccaaaCTGGTGGCCACTTCCCTCAGGGACATTATGCAAGCCaccacttttcattttattaaaaataaccatcAGGTCTTTCTTGGGCACCCACTAGGCACACTCTAAGGCCTTCACACACACTGTGCCACTGGATCCCCACAACCACCCATGGGACCTTCTCTCCACTTTATGACACACCAGAATCACGGATCCTAAAATACCAGGTCGCAGTCATCAGTCACAAGCGGGTGTCTCCTACACCGACGTGGCTGGTGTCGGCCACAAGGTGAGCAGGGGCCCTGACGGCTTCTCTGACATCCCCCATGTAGGGCACAAGCTCTCCCGGAGTCCCCACTCGATTCTATAAGCTCTCTTGGCTGTGCTGGGGCTCAGAACACAATGCCCCCAAGCATGGCGCTGTGGCGTGCCAAGTCCTTTGACCTACAGGAGACCGGAGGGCCTCAGGGGCAGCCGCAGAAACAAGCTCCTCTGACCTTCTCCTCTCCCCCGTCTCTTGCCCTCTCTCCCCAGGGAACTGCGTCATTCgaaccagaattcctcttccctaAGGCGGGTCACAGAAATGAGAACTCCTTGTCCCTCAAAGGAAGCCATGAGCCTAGAAAGGTCACTCCCCCGCTCTCCCTGGAAGGCCTCATccagagggtcctgccccacagcTGGGCGAAGGactgctgcacagagaggccgaGAAGAACCTGAGCAGACAGGCCCTGCCGCGGCCCCCTGTGCTCCCATTAGATCCCACCTCTGTCCAGTCTCGTTTCTACAGGACTGCACATTTTCTCCCAAACCTCAGATAAAAATAGgcagttttccctgggtctttgggtctttgtttctgaaggctcctgtgtcacaAAAAagctttgaataaataaatgtgttatgcttttcttctgttaacctgtcttttgtgtCAAGTGCGACCCTGACGAGGGGTGAGGGGAAGGATCTCACCTTCCCCCTTCCAGCTGGAACTGCTCACGTTCACCCCTTCTAACTGTCCCACCACGAGGCGGGTACCACTCCCTGAGGTCCCCGCCCTGGTTACACTTCCTTGGCAACCAAAGCACAGAAGCTaagccagcccagccctggctcaGATGACGCTGCAGAAGGGCCTGGGACCCTGCTCATCCCcgaatagagagagagaggctgcGTCCACTCCCCTGGGAAAGCCCCACGTTTCTAAGCGGGAGCGGGCTATCTGCGAAACGCCACTGTGCCTGCATTTCCTTGCTGGCCGGCCAGTGCGTAGGGTGACATCAAACAGGAGAAGGACGGGCCAGGGCTTAGGTCCTGAGGTTGCCGGTATCACCAAAAAGCCCAAACCGGGTGGGGGAAAAGCCTACTGCTTCATCCTGGGGGTGACGTGTCACAATGGGGACAACAGGTGAGCTGCCTGCAAGTGTCTGAAACGGACAGGacaaggcaaaacaaaaacaggagcCCCGCAGCTGGCCTGTGGAAGTCACACGTGCATCCCCCGCCCGCCTCCGCCAGGGCCACGCTTTCTTAGGGCTCCAGCTTCCCAGCCTCAGACCATCCCTGCACTCTTGCTACACCACCACCCACTTCCTCTGCACTTGGCTCCAGCCTCCCATCGCTTTTACATCAGGGTGTGTTctgcttgaaaaagaaaaaaaaaaaggctcactTCCCCTGCCAAGTCCTGGGTGTGAGCGAAGTGCCAAgttaaaattaaactgaaaatttgTACTTTAGGTTTAGACTCTCTCCCAATGCCACtggccatttaaaaatatccGAACGTGGTTACTCTCCAGCTGAACAACTGGAATTACTCTCCTTGTACCAGAAGCTTTTCCAACACCCCGAAGACCAACCCACGCAGGGCCCGACGCTTTGGTCCTCCAGTGCTAGCATCCAAGAGGGGAGACGTCAGTGGGGAGGTACTGAAGGCCCCCAAGAAGTCAGACTGCCGGGCCTTCTGCATTTCCTAAAAAACTTGTTCCCAGAGCAAGGATTTGTTAGGCATTTCTCACCAATGGGAGCCGCAACTTCcatgataaacacacacacattgttaCTATAAGGACAgttatttcaaaactaaaatcttGTCTTTACAAGTCTCTCAAATTTGACCTTTCCTCTCCATTCCCAACGTTGCAGCCCTGGTCACTGTCACCTCAAGTCACTTTAAGCCTGCTTTAGCCTCCAAACTGGGTCTCTGCGACCTTGCTGGAAGTGTTCAGGAGGTAGGCAGGACCACAGGGGCCAGGCCTTGACCCGGGGCCTGAATACTCCCAGGCTCCTGCCTCTGTAGAAGGGGGCTCATGGTATCTGTTTAACCTATGAAGTATAAACTCCAGCCCAGAAAGCATCCCTGGCTTCCCACTGCCTTGGGAAAAATTCCAGTTCCTAAACACGACCGACCTCCAAGACTCTCCATTCTTAAGAGCgacttctcccttcctccatccccagCACTGCCTCCTCTCGCTCTCGCACTACAAATCCAGTTCaagccccctccccaggcagccAGCCAGCCCAGCTCTGTGCATCCCCGGGCACCAAGGGCAGCTGCTGCATGAATCATTTAATCGTGTATTAAGCATCCGATCCTCCTAGAGGTCAGGGACTGTCCTTCTCCGTAATCAGCCTAGCAGGGAGCAGACACTAGAGCAACTGCTTAACAAATGTCCTGTTTATTTTGCCAGGCACAACACTAGGTGCTGCAAATAAAGAAGTCGAGCTATCATGAAACTGCAAGTTTCACGAATAAATGCTGAAAGAACCCTACCTTTTATCAACAACAGCAATGTGTTTTAAAGGGTGTCTTGAGCCCGAGATAAGCAGCATAAGCCCCTGGGAGGCAGGTCAGCTGTGCACACCCCCGCCGACCTGACCGGCGCACTGGCATGGGTCTCCAGCCCTCTGCACACAGGGCTGAGGGACACAGAAGAGACGGTGAGCCAAGGCTGGGGGCCTTGCCAGTGAGAGATGCAGTAGCCGGTGGGGAGGAGACAACAGCCAGTAAACAACTCCAGCCCAGTGTGCCAGGTAGCAGGCCTGAGGTTGGGACAGAGTACATTCTTCAAATGCCTCCGGATAGAACAGGCGCACTCACGGCAGACAAGAGGGACCCAGGGGACGACCAAGAAAGGGGATGCACTGTATCAAAGCCAGGAGTGGCCATTTAACTCACAGGACccagtataaaaagaaaaatgtgtgtccCTTTGCtcaaaatttattaagaattcCAAGACAGTGACAACAGCACATTAAACCAAGTACATGTTGCACAGGTCACATGCCTGCGAAGCTGGCCCTGACTAAAAGGGACCGCCTGGGCCTAGAACAGAGCCCTCTGAAGGACAGGACCAGAGAGAAGGAAGCTCAGAGTGAGAAGTGCTCTTTATTTGCCCCGTATTTCCCGAGGCACTGTGGAAGGAGAACAGAaggcaggctctggagtcagacaccTGGCTTGAGGTCAACTGCTGTCCCTACTAGTCCATCTCACTTCTCTGAGCTTGTTTCCTCTAGTGACTAATGCTCATCCCCTAGGGTTGGGTTAAAGAAGAATGTACTCAGAGTGTCCCCAGCTTGGAAAAAGCATTTGCCTTCCCCTTAATCCATAGCCATCTTTACTGTGGCGTCCAGTCAAGGTACAAGAATGGGAACAAAATACAGGGTACCAGATCTGAGTCACCCAAGCTCCCTGTACGGTTCTTGATGGAAGATACAGGCCCTCTTAACCTGCTGGAGAAGCAAGAACGGTGTGCTCAAAACATGCCCCTCTGGATTTTATATCTacaccttgttttgtttttttacaccAACCTTGAGcgttgattttcttttccttcactgagcaggaattcaataaatacttgtagcTTCGGTTCCAACCTTGTCAGTCCCTAACCAATTTAGTTTTTCAGGTTCCAGTCTTTGCACAGAAGAGAAGACTCAAATCAAATTGACCCCGTGGTTTTTGGTGCTTATGGGTTTTAAATAGGTCAGCTTTTAAGTGGGCCATCCCCTGTTGCAGATCCCGTGGCAGCTAGAAGGCCAAACTGTCTGAGACACCAAGGGTTTAGAACGCAGTGATAAATGCTTGTGATTTTCTTGTTTTAACCATAAAATCTATAGTTTTGCTTAACAGCAACTGTGGCAAAATCTGccccctctctcaaaaaaattagTCAAGTTCCTCTTTGGAGGAGAAGCCAAAGCTCTGGGAGAAAAGTCAGACACATAAAGAAACTAGAAGGGCCTTAAGGATCTTCTATGGCCAGTGGCTTTCTACATTTTACACCTTGGCTCaatgtacacgtgtgtgtgtgtgtgtgtgtgtgtgtgtataggcaCACACACAACTGAAACAAATCTTACCCTCacgattatttttttctattacttaaaACACATCACTACTCTGGATCAGAAATGACAATCCCAGCGGAAGACTGTAGAATTAACAGACCATCCACATAGCTTTCGCGTTTCAACTAAGAGGAGGCAATTCTGCAGCCTCAATAGTAGCTAATGCTCAGGTCTGCACACCTCTCAaagatctttttttcccttgagacaaggtctcgctctgttgccaggctagagtgcactggcctcatcaaagctcacagcaacctcaacctcctgagctcaagtgatcctcctgtgtcagcctcctaagtagctgggactacaggcatgtgccaccacgcccagctaatttttctgtcttgtggtagagacagggtctcactcttgctcaggcttgccTCAAGGGTCCTCCTGCCTTAaactcccagagtactaggattacaggcatgagcaacagTGTCCGGCCTCaaagatcttttaaaatcttaactAGGGGCAGGGTCCCACgttactttaaaaacaaacaaaaaaatctccccAAGAAAAATGCATCTCTGTCTGATTGTTTTGTTGCTT is from Microcebus murinus isolate Inina chromosome 6, M.murinus_Inina_mat1.0, whole genome shotgun sequence and encodes:
- the ANP32A gene encoding acidic leucine-rich nuclear phosphoprotein 32 family member A isoform X2 gives rise to the protein MEMDKRIHLELRNRTPSDVKELVLDNCRSNEGKIEGLTDEFEELEFLSTINVGLTSVANLPKLNKLKKLELSDNRISGGLEVLAEKCPNLTHLNLSGNKIKDLSTIEPLKKLENLKSLDLFNCEVTNLNDYRENVFKLLPQLTYLDGYDRDDKEAPDSDAEGYVEGLDDEEEDEDEEEYDEDAQVVEDEEDEDEEEEGEEEDVSGEEEEDEEGYNDGEVDDEEDEEDLGEEERGQKRKREPEDEGEDDD